A genomic window from Silene latifolia isolate original U9 population chromosome Y, ASM4854445v1, whole genome shotgun sequence includes:
- the LOC141629518 gene encoding uncharacterized protein LOC141629518, with amino-acid sequence MADEQRLVYNEVMEAALNNKGGVFFVYGYGGTGKTFLWRALCACFRSKGDIVVVICVKWNCETLIPGGVTAHSRFGISINVTEDSICSRIKPDSDLAELLIRSKLIIWDEAPMTHRHCFEALDKSLKDVMRVLDVGNAEVPFGGKVVVFGGDFRQTLPVVSKGSRADVVAASLSSSYLWSFCKVLRLTKNMRLQVGSSTDNVEELRKFSEWLLEIGDGIAGGENDGEVDLQLPADLLIHHVTNPMKTLVDVTYPDLLAQLWNPEYLQQRAILAPTHEIVESVNEYVLSLIKKDERIY; translated from the exons ATGGCTGACGAGCAGAGGTTGGTGTATAATGAAGTGATGGAAGCTGCTTTAAATAACAAAGGAGGGGTGTTCTTCGTTTATGGATATGGTGGAACTGGGAAAACTTTCCTTTGGAGAGCTTTGTGTGCCTGTTTCAGGAGTAAGGGCGATATTGTTGTGGTCATTTGCGTCAAGTGGAATTGCGAAACATTGATACCAGGTGGTGTAACGGCTCATTCGAGGTTTGGAATTTCCATTAATGTAACGGAGGATTCCATATGCTCCCGAATTAAGCCCGACAGTGATTTAGCTGAACTTTTGATACGTTCTAAACTCATAATATGGGATGAAGCACCGATGACTCATAGGCATTGCTTTGAGGCCCTTGATAAAAGTTTAAAAGATGTAATGCGTGTTTTGGACGTGGGAAATGCTGAAGTGCCGTTTGGCGGGAAAGTTGTGGTATTCGGGGGTGATTTTAGACAGACATTACCGGTtgtttcaaaaggaagtagagcAGATGTTGTGGCTGCATCCCTGTCTTCATCGTATTTATGGTCTTTCTGCAAG GTACTTAGATTGACCAAAAATATGCGATTGCAAGTTGGTAGTTCAACTGACAATGTTGAGGAGTTACGAAAATTCTCCGAATGGCtcttggagattggagatggtatAGCAGGCGGCGAAAATGATGGAGAAGTTGATCTACAATTACCAGCCGACTTACTAATTCATCATGTGACGAATCCTATGAAGACATTAGTAGATGTCACTTATCCGGATCTGCTAGCACAATTGTGGAATCCGGAATATCTCCAACAAAGGGCAATCCTGGCCCCTACTCACGAGATTGTTGAATCAGTAAATGAATATGTTTTGTCGCTTATTAAAAAGGATGAGAGAATTTATTGA